The following nucleotide sequence is from Lytechinus pictus isolate F3 Inbred chromosome 10, Lp3.0, whole genome shotgun sequence.
AGACAGGACATGTCAACAGTGGGCATCAAGGCATCCACCTGCTCCCATGAATTGCATCTTCCTATTCCTCAGAATCATACACAATCGCTACCACCCAGGAATGTTTTCTTTTCGCTATTCTGCGCATCCTTCCCTGATGAGTTTTTTGGAAAGGATTAATCCTTGCACCATCACAATCCAGTCCGAAGAAAGCCCCTAAAAAAATCCCCTCCCCAAGTAGGGATTATAGATGCTGCCAAAACATTCCATGTTGATAActcattttgaatattttgatagACATGTATTACAAAACATAGTAATACAGTATAGTTTTATGAAACCTAATTTGTAACGTTTATTGcatttcaatatgttttaaGCATGCCTACTATGAATGGGCTTAGCGCTGAGAGGCAGCTTGCACAACCTTCTCTGAATTCAtctgaattttactatatttctTCTTATTGGATGAGTGTTCTTTTTCAAGTGTCAAATTATTATGTGCCATAGATTCAACTAGACCAACATTGAGCATTTCTGGTGCTGTTTTGATgatcttttttcaaatttgatttttggcTTTCTTACTGTGTGTACTATTAGGTAAGGCAGACATCTTATCATGTACTTCATTCAAGGTATGTAGTCATTCAAGTAGTGTTTAAGATCCTGACATGAATGGAATGTTGGAGCAGCTAAATGATTACAATGAAGCTGCACAGTCTACTATTGTTGGTTATATTGTCATTCAGTGTCTGTGACCAGATCCTAATTCTAAAGAGATTAGGTTCAGTCTTTGTGGGAGCACTGAATGGTTGTCAGGAGGGCATGTGAAGTGCAAGTATATTGGAAAGCCTGTTAACTACTATAGTAATTCTTGTGCTACTGTAGCACCCCTTTGGTGTACTACATAATATTTCCAGCTTATGtatgatttctttatttcaaacatATATCTTGTTAGCTCTGATATGAATTCTTAAGTATCTTCATCATGTATTACTTCTATGTTTCATTTcttaagaatataaaatatatattcttccTTCAAACTTGTATCAAATTCACATACCTTCAGTGTATGTGTTATAAATCATAGGGTTTGCTGCTTGCAGACCCTATAACACTCTTTTGTCTTTATATTAACCTGTCTGAGCTAAACAATGGATGCTCAGATTACTTCAAGTTTAATGGGCCTTTGTGCTCTAGACTTAAGACACCCTCTTTGTCTGAGAAGAATTTCCCTCCAAATTCTGTTTTGCACTCACCCCTATAGTGGACTGAACTAGTCCATTATTTGTATAGGTTAGTTTCagattttaatattatatgttttattttataaattttgacatataatGAGATGTCTTATTTCaagtattatgttttatattatattgttgcatttacaaatacataaatatttgtgGAGTTTAGTCAAGTAGAAATGACCATTCAGGGTCATTCAGGAAGAACAGTTCAGAATATTGACTCCTCTCAATCTCGCCTGCCCCGACTTGGCCTGTTTTCTGGCAAGGAGCCAGTCAAGCAGGGTGAGGTTGATTGGGAGACATTCTATGATGTGGCGAAAGAGATTGCCGCTATGCCCAGCCTAGACGAGCAATCTAAACGCTGTGAGATCGTAACTCGTCTTGTCCTGCCTGCCAAGGATTTTGCTAAGCAGGTTGCATCCACTGCACCCGCCCTAGATTTGCTCTCCTTCTTGGATAGCATATATGGGAGGGTGCAAAATAACAACCTGCTGTTGCAAGAGTTCATGGGCATGGTCCAGGACAAGCAGGAGAAACCTTCCGATTTCCTTAAGCGCCTTCAACTCAAGGCCAGTAGGCTTGTAGAAATTGGGGAGTTTTCTCCTGAGACTGCAGCCCAAAAGCTGCTTGATAAGTTTAAGTTAGGCTGCCACGATGAGTATATTATCACCGTGACCAACCTACATAACCAAATTATTGCACCCCCTTTTCCGAAATTAATCAGCATAGTAAGAGAGGCCGAGGCAACAAGGAATGCCAAAATAGCCCAATATAAACCAAACCCAAAGTCAGCACATAGTTATGTACAACAATTCGAGAATATGAACTTATTTCACACAGGGAACCCAAAAGAGGCCCAATCTAAGCAtgataaatcacagaaaaattcGAGCAAACAAGCATCTGCCAATAAACCTAAGTCTAATAATTCCACTACCCGTTCTAAATCAGCCCCTCGATGCCCAGTTCGGGTATTAGTTTGTTTCAAGTGTGGGGACTTCGACCACAAGGAAACTGATTGCCCAAACCCTCCCAATGAGGAACGAAAAAATCGGAATCTCGCCCGTAGAAAAGAAATCATTGCTGCGTGGGATTCAATGAATTCACACAACGACTCTCCAAACGAATAGAGACCCCTGTTGTTGGGCGGCCGGGTGGTCAAATTGATGGTAAACATCCTAAGAATGTCCGTATGTTTTCTAATCAAGAATTATTTAGTGTAAGTAGTACAGTAGTCTACCTGCAGGCTTAGTTGGTGAGCCGTGTGAAACCAGTTGTGTAGTGGACAACATTCCTACCACTTGTCTTTTAGACAGTGGAAGTGTTGTCACCACTATACAAAGGGGTTTCTATAACCAACATTTGAGAGATACTCATCCATTAGAGAAGCTTTCAAATACCTCTCTACGTATTGAGGGTGCGAATGGACAGCCAGTCCTATATGACGGTTTTAAATTTGTCCCAATCACCCTTCCAAAAGAGGTTGCTGGGATAGAAACCTCTGTAGATGTGTTAGCCATTATTGTTTCTAGTCAGACATCTTGCCCTTCCCCTATGTCATAGGTACCAATGTGTTCAAAGGCCTTGCCAAGGCCTGTAGAGCACATCTGGGTTCTCGGCTCTTATCCAGTAAGGATATTTCACCTGCAGTATATGCTTGCTATCAGAAGGCGATTCATGAGGAGAAGATGGGTGATCCCATCACTGGTCAAGTAGGCAAGGTGCGGTGCAGGTTGCCCCACCCTATTACACTTGAGCCATCTCAGATGCTTGAGGTAAATGGCTTTCTATATACCTCTTTGCCTAAGGGCAAGCATGATGTTCTAATACATGAGGTGGAGGGTATACCAGGACTCCAGGTGGTGAATTCCATTAATAAGGTACGAGGGAAGAAGGCCAATGTGAGACTTACCGTCGGTAATAGTTCTCATGCACCTATCACAATCCACAATAAGCAGACAATTGCTATTGCCTGTACATTTATGTGGAGTAGGTCAGTTTCTCAGGTGTGCGATAATTTGAAGCAAATGTTTACTGCTAAGGCTGAAGAATCACAACCCAATGTGACTGTGCCTTGCTATTTCACATCATCACCTCAGaatgtaaatgatgatgatgaagatagcACTTCTGATTATGACATTGGGATGTTCCACAAGAATTTGCAAATTCACTGAGGCAGCAATTAGATCAGTTAGATGGTTTGTTTTCTAAACATGACCTTGACCTTGGTTGTGCTCAGGGCGTGGAGCACAGTATCAACCTATCTGACAAGACTCGGTGGAATGCACGAGCACGTCCCATTCCACAGAGCATATCATAATCCTATCATAATCCTGTTaatcatgtatatgtatatatatatattatatgtgaccagccaccccaaaaccaacaataaatcGCCCAAagtgaattttgagattttaatCTAGTTTGAAAAAGCACAGCCatagctttaaaatgatatataatttgtctaaattgatcaacaataacccactcaaatacttgattgaatgcagaagaaacaaAGCATGAgcttcagaaaaaaaaggagaaaatgtttgaagattgcgttcactcaagcatgagatgtgcacactgcaatttcaattaaacttccaagcagtccacAAAAACTagtgtcaaagaaactcttgtacCTTGTCTTCTAATCGAGTTTACAATTTGAAACTTTTACAGCATAAAGAGTATACTTCTTCAAATAAgctaattttaaaattttggctttttgaagaacaatttactATTTTGACTATTACACAGAACCTTCTctggcgacttattggtggtttgGGGGTAGCTGGTTAcatataatgtaaatatgctttattaataataaaggaataattattttttcccttcaaaTCAAGATAGTGTACAAAATTTATTTGCAAGTCTTTACAGTAGTTAAGTTGGTAATATACCGTAATTGCTGAATGCTTTAAATATGTTTAGTTGAATACCCAGTAGACCGACAGGTAGGGAATAAATACTAAAGATATATACTTTCCTTCtatcatttgtatttatttctaattaaGATCTTTCCACTGCATGTTTGTCTTATCTAACAATCCTCTCCCTATCCCAAAATATGTCGGTGCTACACAATGATGCAGAATCTGGAAACGGGCAGTTCTGTATGTGAAGGAGTAAAGATGGAGGGTCTTTCAAATGGAAATGTTCAAATAGTTCAAGTGAAAAGGGAAGCGGTTCCATCAATCCTGCGTGAGATCGACTGCAGTGTCGCaggataaaaatacaattgaaaATGGACTTGTAAAAGGAGAGGTTGAAAGTGGCACCTGTCACCAGTCAATTTGACATGGGGCTGAGAGAACTTTTTTACATCCAAACAGCAAGCATCATGTGGCTAAAACCTGAAAAATTAAACTGCCTCGATTTTGAAGGCTATCTGTAATTCGACTTGCGGGAGATGATGGGAGACAGACTACACAGTCTCCTACGCCACATCGAGGGGATAGAGGCCACACTCAAGATCGTATATCAGACCTTCGAGTGAAAGGTAAGGCTACTGCCAAGACAAGCAGCTGCACTGGATGAAGGTGACCAGACTCGGGGTAAACTAAGGGATGAACTTTTGACTTCTATTAAGCCAATAgtatcttttttaaaaaacataGATCAGGGCTCAACCAGTACTTCTATGGAAAGCTCTGGCAGGAGAAAAGCCTGGGTGCCATGGGAGTCGTGCTGTACTACAGAGGAGACTCAAAGTTACATCCGATTGAATAGATTTGAGAAATccagaaaaataaagtattgggACCTATCTATTAACAAACATCCTTTTGGGAGAAGAGCACCCAGCTTGTCAGGAGAAACTGCTACCTACACAACTGAAGGAGAAGGAagcatcagttttcaatcaggCTGTCACTGCAGTAGTGTGCCATGAGACCTACGTTATTTTTATGCTGTCTAtattattttgtgatatatctTGTTTTATTGAATTTCCACTAGATGTTTCATTTTTGCACTATAGCTTTTTCTTAATCCTTTTCCACATGAAGTTCCATAGGGTTTGGTGTGTGTTACAAGTATAGGTAGAGAAAGCCAAGTCTAAGAGAAAACTGCATGTCCATCCTTCATTATTGTAATTTGTATCGCGTTGATCAAGTTAATTGTTCGTTAGGTGTTGAGCACTAGGTAGTACAAGCTTCATTATAGTTTCTAATCAGAGAGTCTgatactttcattattttctatcAAATTTTTGGACTGGAATGAAGATTAATAAAGTACAACATAAGCCACACCAAATTCTGTGAATATATTTCTGTTGGTGTATCGACTTTGAAACTCTGTACTGTTACCTAGGGCAAAGTGCGGAAGCCACACAGGGAATGGAGAAAGAGGATTTCTGGAATGGTCTGCAGTATAACAGCTATTTCATAACCTGCACCCACATCGCATCAGATGAAGTCCAGGACTGACACCATGCAACTGTTCAGACTGCTCTGTCATCAATGACTCGACTGTCGGCCAACCGACACGTAGCAAGAAGCTACAACACATATATCCCAGTTCCTTCTCCCAAACTCGCTGCATTTGCAAAAGAgtttttatgcaaaataaatttataataaCCTGACAAAGCCCTAAAATTCATTAACAATAGTTCACAGTATCCATTCATTCTTTGATTAT
It contains:
- the LOC135155721 gene encoding uncharacterized protein LOC135155721, whose protein sequence is MTIQGHSGRTVQNIDSSQSRLPRLGLFSGKEPVKQGEVDWETFYDVAKEIAAMPSLDEQSKRCEIVTRLVLPAKDFAKQVASTAPALDLLSFLDSIYGRVQNNNLLLQEFMGMVQDKQEKPSDFLKRLQLKASRLVEIGEFSPETAAQKLLDKFKLGCHDEYIITVTNLHNQIIAPPFPKLISIVREAEATRNAKIAQYKPNPKSAHSYVQQFENMNLFHTGNPKEAQSKHDKSQKNSSKQASANKPKSNNSTTRSKSAPRCPVRVLVCFKCGDFDHKETDCPNPPNEERKNRNLARRKEIIAAWDSMNSHNDSPNE